The following proteins are encoded in a genomic region of Mycoplasma sp. NEAQ87857:
- a CDS encoding MurR/RpiR family transcriptional regulator, whose amino-acid sequence METNVKNSNLIKKLLNFTYRDDVNAFVAHTILVHLSDIEKLNSTKLADLCLTTQSTISKFVAKLGYDSFNSFKQEIIKYKGKKMLLTKDKQNSLLQFNNNVALFLKVLSNYDFKQIALMIKQAQKILIITSGGSYRALFDIYTHLQRMGLNIKMSSDFASKYAQAYNSDENTLVIMVSNSATTAETIIPSVLATNNGAALFAFCNHAINNLTLKQFNNFIIQDYCDFYVDPLLFNIFINLFFTNILIYL is encoded by the coding sequence ATGGAAACAAATGTAAAAAATTCTAATTTAATTAAGAAATTGCTTAATTTTACTTATAGGGATGATGTTAATGCTTTTGTTGCACATACTATTTTAGTTCATCTATCAGATATAGAAAAGTTAAATAGTACTAAATTAGCTGATTTATGTTTAACCACTCAAAGCACTATTAGTAAGTTTGTTGCTAAATTAGGTTATGATTCATTTAATAGCTTTAAGCAAGAAATCATTAAATACAAAGGTAAAAAGATGCTTTTAACTAAAGATAAGCAAAATTCCTTATTACAATTTAATAATAATGTTGCTTTATTTTTAAAAGTATTAAGTAATTATGATTTTAAACAAATTGCTTTAATGATTAAACAAGCTCAAAAGATATTAATTATCACTTCTGGTGGAAGCTATCGAGCTTTATTTGATATTTATACCCATTTACAACGTATGGGATTAAATATCAAAATGTCTAGCGATTTTGCTTCTAAATATGCTCAAGCTTATAATAGTGATGAAAATACTTTAGTTATAATGGTAAGTAATTCTGCAACTACTGCAGAAACTATTATCCCTAGTGTTTTAGCAACCAATAATGGAGCTGCGTTGTTTGCTTTTTGTAATCATGCAATTAATAACTTAACTTTAAAACAGTTTAATAATTTTATTATTCAAGATTATTGTGATTTTTATGTTGATCCATTATTGTTTAATATTTTCATTAATTTATTTTTTACAAATATTTTAATTTATCTTTAA
- a CDS encoding PTS transporter subunit EIIC, which translates to MTETKIKQTNTSAFKRHWQSLKAGLERFGRALIIPISILPIMAIIGAIGYIMISAGTKTGAIHNATFKAFANGIKLLGMSPIYNLDILFAIGLSAGLAKTEKVSAALSGIAALISFYFAANVLLSYTNLKDSLPKAEVGKLETIQRFGKYSNGFNLNALGGILSGYVGYKVHQYTYKLQFPKAIAFFGGPKFSPVATFIIGFLIGLPLTWIWVYVYKAMAAIGRGIRDLGAGGSFLYGFTNRLLLPFGLHNVPNAILRYTPAGGTWTYTPVGGKPETFEGFYNILLAKLQHGIKITPADSLISVGTYPTNIFALPGAAVGMFLAVPKARRKLAAPIIFGAVSSSILSGVTEPIEFTFIFTAPLLWVTHAFLTGFTYMFMYLSGTAAISGTGEGIITWFIYNAPAYELVPRVWMLWVLGPLFFIEYLVVFYFMITKLNLNTPGRDAEEFKLYTKQDFRNKLKNQSLEDSSSDNQTTINNDYNIEQLLANPILEGEKAEDIKKAVNLITAYGGFSNMKEIGACISRLRIAVVDKNLVNKDLIKQNGSLGIVDSGEQVQSVFGAKAMVYARIMNLIKTIE; encoded by the coding sequence ATGACTGAAACAAAAATTAAACAGACAAATACATCAGCTTTTAAACGTCATTGACAAAGTTTAAAAGCTGGTTTAGAACGTTTTGGTAGAGCTTTAATTATTCCTATATCAATTTTACCAATTATGGCTATAATTGGTGCTATAGGATATATTATGATATCTGCAGGAACTAAAACTGGAGCTATACATAATGCTACATTTAAAGCTTTTGCTAATGGTATTAAGTTGCTTGGAATGTCTCCAATTTATAACTTAGACATATTATTTGCTATTGGTTTATCTGCAGGGTTAGCTAAAACTGAAAAAGTTTCTGCTGCATTAAGTGGTATAGCAGCTTTAATTAGTTTTTACTTTGCTGCTAATGTATTATTAAGTTATACAAACTTAAAAGACTCTTTACCTAAAGCTGAAGTTGGTAAACTTGAAACCATTCAAAGATTTGGTAAATATTCTAATGGGTTTAATTTAAATGCTTTAGGTGGAATTTTAAGTGGATATGTAGGTTATAAAGTACATCAATATACTTATAAATTACAATTTCCTAAAGCTATTGCGTTCTTTGGAGGACCTAAATTTTCTCCAGTAGCTACATTTATTATTGGTTTTTTAATTGGGTTACCTTTAACTTGAATTTGAGTTTATGTTTATAAAGCAATGGCTGCTATAGGTAGAGGAATTAGAGATCTTGGAGCTGGTGGATCATTCTTATATGGATTTACCAATAGATTACTTTTACCATTTGGATTACACAATGTACCAAATGCTATTTTAAGATATACTCCAGCTGGAGGAACTTGAACTTATACACCTGTAGGTGGAAAACCTGAAACATTTGAAGGATTTTACAATATTCTTTTAGCTAAATTGCAACATGGAATTAAAATAACTCCTGCAGATTCATTAATTAGTGTAGGAACTTATCCAACAAATATCTTTGCTTTACCTGGAGCTGCTGTTGGAATGTTTTTAGCAGTACCTAAAGCAAGACGTAAATTAGCTGCACCAATTATTTTTGGAGCAGTATCTAGTTCTATTCTTTCAGGAGTTACTGAACCTATTGAATTTACATTTATTTTCACTGCACCTTTATTATGAGTAACTCATGCCTTTTTAACTGGATTTACTTATATGTTTATGTATCTTTCAGGAACTGCAGCAATTAGTGGAACTGGTGAAGGTATTATTACATGATTTATTTATAATGCTCCTGCATATGAATTAGTACCTAGGGTATGAATGTTATGAGTTTTAGGTCCTTTATTCTTTATTGAGTATTTAGTAGTATTTTACTTTATGATTACTAAATTAAACTTAAATACCCCAGGAAGAGACGCTGAAGAATTTAAACTATACACTAAACAAGATTTTAGAAACAAACTTAAAAATCAATCACTTGAGGATTCTTCAAGTGATAATCAAACTACAATTAACAATGATTATAATATTGAACAACTATTAGCAAATCCGATATTAGAAGGTGAAAAAGCTGAAGATATTAAAAAAGCAGTAAATTTAATTACTGCTTATGGTGGATTTAGCAATATGAAAGAAATAGGCGCTTGTATTTCAAGGTTAAGAATTGCTGTAGTTGATAAAAACTTAGTTAATAAAGATCTTATTAAACAAAATGGTTCATTAGGAATTGTAGATTCTGGAGAACAAGTACAATCAGTTTTTGGTGCAAAAGCTATGGTTTATGCACGTATTATGAATTTAATAAAAACTATCGAATAA
- a CDS encoding histidinol-phosphatase encodes MKYDYHMHTTYCKHADVSVEQLVAQHIKNQFLEIGISDHIPYPGKLDSKDNARMYLNEMQSYLNEIKQQKELHKDKIKILSGFESEYFPSMHQWYLELLKKDDVDYLILGIHAVENLDPENNFNKNCTNHLQLERYFKALDQGMRTNMFLYAVHPDFYMKSFEVWDDKCIELANKICDLALELDFPLGFNINGLWKGKRVIGNVYRNKYPIYEFWQIVKAKGVKIVLESDIHHQKQLYDNDIVNKTYQVLNDWGLIDLVIPRPNIERYHSKLKELNIK; translated from the coding sequence ATGAAATATGATTATCATATGCATACAACTTACTGCAAGCATGCAGATGTAAGTGTTGAACAATTAGTTGCTCAACACATCAAAAACCAATTTCTAGAAATTGGAATATCAGATCACATCCCTTATCCAGGAAAATTAGATTCTAAAGACAACGCTAGAATGTATTTGAATGAAATGCAAAGTTATTTAAATGAGATTAAACAACAAAAAGAGCTTCATAAAGATAAAATTAAAATACTTAGTGGTTTTGAAAGTGAATATTTTCCTTCAATGCATCAATGGTATTTAGAATTATTAAAAAAAGATGATGTTGATTATTTAATCTTAGGAATTCATGCTGTAGAGAACTTAGATCCAGAAAATAACTTTAATAAAAATTGCACAAATCATTTACAGCTTGAAAGATATTTCAAAGCATTAGATCAAGGAATGAGAACTAATATGTTTTTATATGCAGTGCACCCAGATTTTTATATGAAATCATTTGAAGTGTGAGATGATAAATGCATAGAACTAGCAAATAAAATTTGTGATTTAGCTTTAGAATTAGATTTTCCTTTAGGTTTTAATATTAATGGTTTATGAAAGGGTAAACGAGTTATAGGTAATGTATATCGTAATAAATACCCAATTTATGAATTTTGACAAATAGTAAAAGCTAAAGGGGTTAAAATCGTTTTAGAATCTGATATTCACCATCAAAAACAATTGTATGACAATGATATAGTAAATAAAACTTATCAAGTTTTAAATGATTGAGGGTTAATTGATTTAGTTATTCCAAGACCCAATATTGAAAGATATCATTCAAAACTTAAAGAACTAAACATTAAATAG
- the rpsT gene encoding 30S ribosomal protein S20, whose protein sequence is MANIKSKVKSIAKMEAARVKNAAMKSRVKTAIRKAREAVLAKAENADALVAAAHKVIAKAVSKGVFHINKGARKHSRLDAFVNKNK, encoded by the coding sequence ATGGCAAACATTAAATCTAAAGTTAAAAGTATTGCTAAAATGGAAGCTGCTAGAGTTAAAAACGCTGCAATGAAATCACGTGTTAAAACAGCTATCCGTAAAGCAAGAGAAGCTGTTTTAGCTAAAGCAGAAAATGCTGATGCATTAGTTGCTGCTGCTCACAAAGTTATTGCTAAAGCTGTTTCTAAAGGAGTGTTCCACATTAATAAAGGTGCTAGAAAACACTCACGTTTAGATGCTTTTGTAAACAAAAACAAATAG
- a CDS encoding ribulose-phosphate 3-epimerase, whose amino-acid sequence MQKYVTPSLLNINEGQRINVANELIKNGIKWIHYDVMDGNFVPNTAISVEEINQIHNDGLKHIKDAHLMVANPYDYVESLKNCDILTFHYEAIENDLAKFKQFLDDNYDELKIGLAIKPNTSVQTIKPFLNKLALVLVMSVEPGKGGQKFIPTSIDKIKELKQLRIANNYDYLIQVDGGINDTTGPECFKAGADACVAGTFLVFEPTKAKIDSILGKFAKHNK is encoded by the coding sequence ATGCAAAAATATGTTACACCAAGTTTATTAAACATTAATGAAGGACAAAGAATTAATGTTGCTAATGAATTAATTAAAAATGGTATTAAATGAATTCATTATGATGTAATGGATGGTAATTTTGTACCTAATACTGCTATTAGTGTGGAAGAAATTAATCAAATTCATAATGATGGATTAAAACATATTAAAGATGCTCATTTAATGGTGGCTAATCCTTATGATTATGTAGAATCATTAAAAAATTGTGATATTTTAACTTTCCATTATGAAGCAATAGAAAATGATTTAGCTAAATTTAAACAGTTTTTAGATGATAATTATGATGAATTAAAAATTGGTTTAGCAATTAAACCAAATACTAGTGTCCAAACCATTAAACCATTTTTAAATAAATTAGCTTTAGTATTAGTTATGTCAGTAGAACCTGGAAAAGGTGGACAAAAATTTATTCCAACTTCAATTGATAAAATTAAAGAATTAAAACAATTAAGAATAGCTAATAATTATGATTATTTAATTCAAGTAGATGGTGGGATTAATGATACTACTGGTCCTGAATGTTTTAAAGCCGGAGCAGATGCTTGTGTTGCAGGAACTTTTTTAGTTTTTGAACCAACTAAAGCTAAAATTGATTCAATTTTAGGTAAATTTGCTAAACACAATAAATAA
- the gyrA gene encoding DNA gyrase subunit A, protein MKDKTLDNPIKQSEKENHNEVELNQDIEYDYEENNRMVFKKKTKVEAKEIEEEIVPQESDEYQVQSQIIEETTERLEPIKIDSEMRNSFLEYAMSVIVSRALPDARDGLKPVHRRILYDMAELGMTPASQHRKSARIVGDVLGKYHPHGDSSVYEAMVRMAQDFSMRYPLVDGHGNFGSIDGDGAAAMRYTEARMSKIATEMLDGIKKDTVNFVDNYDASEIEPSVLPSRFPNLLVSGTTGIAVGMATEIPPHNLGETIDAAIALARNSDITTKELMQYIKGPDFPTGAIILGTKGIYEAYETGKGKIVVRSKCEVVEKANGRSQIIIHEIPYALKKTTLVQKIAELHKDKVVEGISDLRDESNREGIRIILEVKKGFNADILLNKLYQRSQLQSNFNVNMVALVDGEPKLLNLKQSLEVYLKHQKEVVARRISFDLNKAQERAHILDGLTIAINNIDQVIEIIKKSKTDNEAQDKLAARFDLTEKQTKAILDMNLRRLTGLSIEKMQLELEELHKEIQYYQSILQDENKLVETIIDELTEIKNKYSDPRRTKIDESGVGNISDEDLIPERPIVITSSVNGYVKRVDLDDYNIQKRGGVGSRSMKTYSDDDISNIINATTHTDLLLFSNFGKAYKIRGHQIPEGSKQSKGIPFVNIIPSLNVNEGEKIISILDVPNYNDNLYLATITSKGMFKKTTLDNFENIRSNGLNAFKLNEGDQLVRAFIVADDDLILIANNDKHIVKFEANTVRAIGRNSLGVKGINLSDDQKVVSCSSSREGEYILTIGSNGFGKLTKQEEFRTTKRGAKGTIGINSNKAGNLVFARFVTLEDELLIITAKGITIRTQIDQISETSRNTKGVKIINLKNDDEIVAIDVIKS, encoded by the coding sequence ATGAAAGATAAAACACTGGATAATCCAATTAAACAATCAGAAAAAGAAAATCATAATGAAGTTGAATTAAACCAAGATATTGAATATGATTATGAAGAAAATAATCGTATGGTATTTAAGAAAAAAACCAAAGTAGAAGCTAAAGAAATTGAAGAAGAAATAGTTCCTCAAGAAAGTGATGAATACCAAGTTCAATCTCAAATTATTGAAGAAACTACTGAGAGACTAGAACCAATTAAAATTGATTCAGAGATGCGTAATTCTTTCTTAGAATATGCAATGAGTGTTATTGTTTCACGTGCTTTACCTGACGCTCGTGATGGGTTAAAACCTGTTCATAGACGTATTTTATATGATATGGCTGAATTAGGAATGACTCCTGCAAGTCAACATCGTAAAAGTGCAAGAATTGTAGGGGATGTATTAGGGAAATACCACCCTCATGGTGATTCTTCAGTTTATGAAGCAATGGTTCGTATGGCTCAAGATTTTTCAATGCGTTATCCATTAGTTGATGGTCATGGTAACTTTGGTTCAATTGATGGTGATGGTGCTGCTGCTATGAGATATACAGAAGCTAGAATGTCAAAAATAGCAACAGAAATGCTTGATGGTATTAAAAAAGATACAGTTAATTTTGTTGATAACTATGATGCTAGTGAAATAGAACCTTCGGTATTACCTTCAAGATTTCCTAACTTATTAGTTTCTGGAACTACAGGAATTGCTGTAGGTATGGCTACTGAAATTCCACCACATAATTTAGGTGAAACTATAGATGCTGCTATTGCTTTAGCTAGAAATAGTGATATTACTACTAAAGAATTAATGCAATACATTAAAGGACCAGATTTTCCTACTGGAGCTATTATCTTAGGTACAAAGGGGATTTATGAAGCTTATGAAACAGGGAAAGGAAAGATTGTAGTCCGTTCTAAGTGTGAAGTAGTAGAAAAAGCTAATGGTAGATCTCAAATTATTATTCATGAAATACCTTATGCATTAAAGAAAACTACTTTAGTTCAAAAAATTGCTGAACTTCATAAAGATAAAGTAGTTGAAGGAATTAGTGATCTTAGAGATGAATCTAACCGTGAAGGAATTAGAATTATCTTAGAAGTTAAAAAAGGATTTAACGCTGATATCTTATTAAACAAATTGTATCAACGTTCTCAATTACAAAGTAATTTCAACGTTAATATGGTTGCTTTAGTCGATGGAGAACCTAAATTATTAAACTTAAAACAATCTTTAGAAGTTTATTTAAAACACCAAAAAGAAGTTGTTGCAAGAAGAATCAGCTTTGATTTAAATAAAGCTCAAGAAAGAGCTCACATTCTTGATGGTTTAACCATTGCAATTAATAATATTGATCAAGTAATAGAAATCATTAAAAAATCTAAAACCGATAATGAAGCTCAAGATAAATTAGCTGCTAGATTTGATTTAACTGAAAAACAAACTAAAGCTATTTTAGATATGAACCTAAGAAGACTTACAGGTTTAAGTATTGAAAAAATGCAATTAGAGCTTGAAGAGTTGCATAAAGAAATTCAATACTACCAAAGTATTCTTCAAGATGAAAATAAACTTGTAGAAACCATTATTGATGAATTAACTGAAATTAAAAATAAATACTCTGATCCAAGACGTACTAAAATCGATGAATCAGGTGTAGGAAATATCTCAGATGAAGATTTAATTCCAGAACGTCCTATTGTTATTACAAGTAGTGTTAATGGATATGTAAAAAGAGTTGATTTAGATGACTATAATATCCAAAAACGTGGTGGAGTAGGTTCTAGATCAATGAAAACTTATAGCGATGATGATATTAGTAATATCATCAACGCAACTACACACACTGATTTATTATTATTCTCAAACTTTGGTAAAGCTTATAAAATTCGTGGTCATCAAATTCCTGAAGGTTCAAAACAATCAAAAGGTATTCCATTTGTTAATATCATCCCATCATTGAATGTTAATGAAGGTGAAAAAATTATTTCAATCTTAGATGTTCCAAATTATAATGATAATTTATATTTAGCAACTATTACTTCAAAAGGTATGTTCAAAAAAACAACCTTAGATAACTTTGAAAACATTAGAAGTAACGGATTAAATGCTTTTAAACTTAATGAGGGAGATCAATTAGTTAGAGCCTTTATTGTTGCTGATGATGATTTAATATTAATCGCTAACAACGATAAACACATTGTTAAATTTGAAGCAAATACAGTTAGAGCTATTGGTAGAAACTCATTAGGGGTTAAAGGGATTAACTTAAGCGATGATCAAAAAGTAGTTTCTTGTTCATCATCTAGAGAAGGTGAATACATTTTAACCATTGGAAGTAATGGATTTGGTAAATTAACCAAACAAGAAGAATTTAGAACCACCAAACGTGGTGCTAAAGGAACTATTGGTATCAATTCAAATAAAGCAGGAAATTTAGTATTTGCTAGATTTGTTACTTTAGAAGATGAATTATTAATTATAACTGCTAAAGGTATTACTATAAGAACACAAATTGATCAAATTAGTGAAACCTCAAGAAATACTAAAGGGGTAAAAATAATTAACCTTAAAAATGATGATGAAATAGTAGCAATTGATGTTATAAAAAGTTAA
- a CDS encoding ABC transporter ATP-binding protein, which produces MSDFIEVRKKWFLKEEIIRKQVKGTQDMLTPKHNETILASLQNVDITYGSGSKAFKAVSDFCLNIYKGEVLGLVGESGSGKSTIGKTLVGLVPYSFGEIKLLNRTLPRKLKRGLKFGKKLKEYLEIENFMVNKVQMIFQDPANSLNPHVNVEAVVSEGLNNTKNAKEIFLYNFDQEVQEHLYKEFLDEQKHASLFNEYQKQLSAEVAFNEDRAYEALYIQLLKDLNQLEETKEAVEYLTAQLSKRDQLNKMSEKECKRQLVKDILKSVGLDESVLRRYPLEFSGGQQQRIGISRSVVLRPQLLVADEPISALDVSIQAQVVNIFNDLKEKFDLTILFIAHDLRMVEYISDRIAVMNKGRLLEVGSTEEIMKKSLHPYTKSLLDAVPSIHGNKGSLIGYVYNPQIHNYNEQNQPEWVKINDDHYVLATLEEVEEWKQGNYK; this is translated from the coding sequence ATGTCAGATTTTATTGAAGTTAGAAAAAAATGATTTCTTAAAGAAGAAATCATTCGTAAACAAGTTAAAGGTACACAAGACATGCTTACTCCTAAACACAATGAAACTATTTTAGCTTCATTGCAAAATGTTGATATTACTTACGGAAGTGGTTCAAAAGCATTTAAAGCTGTTAGCGATTTTTGTTTAAATATATATAAAGGTGAAGTTTTAGGTTTAGTTGGTGAATCTGGAAGTGGTAAATCAACTATTGGAAAAACTTTAGTTGGTTTAGTACCTTATAGTTTTGGAGAAATTAAACTATTAAACAGAACATTACCAAGAAAACTTAAAAGAGGTTTAAAATTTGGTAAAAAGCTAAAAGAGTATTTAGAAATTGAAAACTTTATGGTTAATAAAGTTCAAATGATTTTTCAAGATCCAGCTAACTCACTTAACCCTCATGTTAATGTTGAAGCTGTTGTATCTGAAGGATTGAATAATACTAAAAATGCTAAAGAGATTTTCTTATATAACTTTGATCAAGAAGTGCAAGAACATTTATACAAAGAATTTTTAGATGAACAAAAACATGCATCATTATTCAATGAATACCAAAAACAACTATCAGCAGAAGTTGCTTTTAATGAAGATAGAGCTTATGAAGCTTTATACATTCAATTATTAAAAGATTTAAATCAATTAGAAGAAACTAAAGAAGCTGTAGAATATTTAACTGCTCAATTATCTAAACGTGATCAATTAAATAAAATGTCTGAAAAAGAATGTAAAAGACAACTAGTTAAAGACATTTTAAAAAGTGTTGGTTTAGATGAATCAGTTCTTAGACGTTATCCTTTAGAATTTTCAGGAGGACAACAACAAAGAATTGGTATTTCTCGTTCAGTGGTTTTAAGACCACAGTTATTAGTTGCTGATGAACCTATATCAGCATTAGACGTTTCTATTCAAGCTCAAGTTGTTAATATATTCAACGATTTAAAAGAAAAGTTTGATTTAACTATTTTATTTATTGCTCACGATTTAAGAATGGTTGAATATATTTCAGATAGAATTGCTGTTATGAATAAAGGAAGATTATTAGAAGTTGGATCAACTGAAGAGATTATGAAAAAATCACTTCATCCATATACCAAGAGTCTTTTAGATGCAGTTCCTTCAATTCATGGGAATAAAGGTAGCTTAATTGGTTATGTATATAACCCACAAATACATAATTATAATGAGCAAAATCAACCTGAGTGAGTAAAAATTAATGATGACCATTATGTTTTAGCTACTTTAGAAGAAGTTGAAGAATGAAAACAAGGTAATTATAAATAA
- a CDS encoding IS30 family transposase, producing the protein MNKRKSPIVKPICIKQFISNHLNNKQNIKVYKHYLFKKTKVDTDFYIQVLSSKRKFDPNHFNVSSVMIMVDRLKSNNSLKEISKELGFSRKSIVSNFNKLMKFNDVKHFPKRQRCNNCGQYFQQIQWLNIKNWFDSRNQAEQHRNFLQKQIMKNRYKDFFVYLNEVTKNYNKNKFKKVSVRAIKTSIFNIRLNFIESNPNSYITSEQSIYHLLKLPYLNLPIDILPIVSKRGYSSVLSRKQVQKKKKIGLNIKYRSEEINLRQNFFDYEMDTVVGSKRSKTVLLTLLNRKSRKAYSIKIGRTALAAKEGLETLIKAFNLRIDSLTIDNGSENYLLDKIDCIGQIYHCDPYRSSQKGSIENMHREIRLFFPKGKTFDNTSQEEIQEIMNRINNKTRKSLKYNGKYLSPNEYERILFAQSC; encoded by the coding sequence ATGAATAAACGTAAAAGTCCAATAGTTAAACCTATTTGCATTAAACAATTCATCTCAAACCATTTAAATAATAAACAAAATATCAAAGTTTATAAGCATTACCTTTTTAAGAAAACTAAAGTTGATACAGACTTTTATATTCAAGTGCTATCATCAAAGAGAAAGTTTGACCCTAATCATTTTAACGTATCAAGTGTTATGATAATGGTTGATCGCCTAAAGAGTAATAATAGCTTAAAAGAGATATCTAAAGAGCTTGGATTTAGTCGTAAAAGCATTGTTTCAAACTTTAATAAACTAATGAAATTTAACGACGTTAAACACTTTCCAAAACGTCAAAGATGCAATAATTGCGGTCAGTACTTTCAACAAATTCAATGACTTAATATTAAAAATTGATTTGACTCTAGAAACCAAGCTGAACAACATAGAAACTTTTTACAAAAACAAATTATGAAAAATAGATATAAAGATTTCTTTGTTTATTTAAATGAAGTAACTAAAAATTACAATAAGAACAAATTTAAAAAAGTAAGTGTTAGAGCTATTAAAACTTCTATTTTTAACATTAGACTAAACTTTATAGAAAGCAACCCAAATTCATATATCACTAGCGAACAAAGTATTTACCACTTACTGAAATTACCATATTTAAACCTTCCTATAGACATTTTACCTATTGTTTCAAAACGTGGGTATAGTTCTGTTTTATCTAGAAAACAAGTACAAAAGAAAAAGAAAATTGGTTTAAACATAAAATATCGTAGTGAAGAAATTAATTTAAGACAAAACTTTTTTGACTATGAAATGGATACAGTAGTAGGATCAAAAAGATCTAAAACTGTTCTTTTAACATTACTTAATAGAAAAAGTAGAAAAGCTTACTCAATCAAAATTGGTAGAACTGCTTTAGCTGCTAAAGAAGGTTTAGAAACCTTAATTAAAGCATTTAATTTAAGAATAGATAGCTTAACAATTGATAATGGATCTGAGAATTATTTATTAGATAAAATTGATTGTATAGGACAAATTTATCACTGCGATCCTTATCGATCATCACAAAAAGGTTCAATCGAAAATATGCATAGAGAAATAAGACTATTTTTCCCAAAAGGAAAAACTTTTGACAACACTTCACAAGAAGAAATTCAAGAGATAATGAACAGAATTAATAACAAAACAAGAAAATCATTAAAATACAATGGGAAGTACTTATCACCTAATGAGTACGAAAGAATTCTCTTTGCTCAATCTTGTTAA
- the rsgA gene encoding ribosome small subunit-dependent GTPase A, which yields MHKIHKIIANRYTVCDQDYNCQVLSAAGKLRLLDITPVVGDNVEINEHQIIEIKERKNWFIRPKVANIDQMLVFMSVKEPKFQQFLLDKYLAIIEYENIEPIICLTKVDLAWDLALELQNQYQKMGYKVFLINNTTKELSNLKSIFKDKYSVFMGQSGVGKTTTLNSLSNNNFDTQAISKSLGRGKHTTRVVEIVPFNNGYLIDTPGFSSLAIPIDALELAHSFNTFKQLLVNCKYRSCLHLNENEVDCAIKQAVTSNLIPQFRYDNYVKLQKELTERKF from the coding sequence ATCAAGATTATAATTGTCAAGTGCTTTCAGCAGCAGGGAAATTAAGATTATTAGATATAACTCCTGTAGTTGGAGATAATGTAGAAATTAATGAACATCAAATTATTGAAATCAAAGAGCGTAAAAATTGATTTATTCGTCCTAAAGTAGCAAACATTGATCAAATGTTAGTCTTTATGTCAGTTAAAGAACCTAAGTTTCAACAATTTTTATTAGATAAATATTTAGCAATTATTGAATATGAAAATATTGAACCTATTATTTGTTTAACAAAGGTTGATTTAGCTTGGGATTTAGCTTTAGAATTACAAAACCAATATCAAAAAATGGGTTATAAAGTATTTTTGATTAATAATACTACTAAAGAATTAAGTAATTTAAAATCAATTTTTAAAGATAAATACTCAGTATTTATGGGTCAAAGTGGAGTTGGTAAAACTACTACTTTAAACTCTTTAAGTAATAATAATTTTGATACTCAAGCAATATCAAAATCCCTAGGAAGAGGAAAACATACTACTAGAGTAGTAGAAATTGTACCTTTTAATAATGGTTATTTAATTGATACTCCAGGATTTAGTTCTTTAGCTATTCCAATTGATGCTTTAGAATTAGCTCATAGTTTTAATACTTTTAAACAATTATTAGTTAATTGTAAATATCGTTCTTGCTTACATTTAAATGAAAATGAAGTAGATTGTGCTATTAAACAAGCTGTAACTAGCAATTTAATTCCACAATTTAGATATGATAATTATGTCAAATTGCAAAAAGAATTAACTGAAAGGAAATTTTAA